The proteins below are encoded in one region of Scatophagus argus isolate fScaArg1 chromosome 24, fScaArg1.pri, whole genome shotgun sequence:
- the orc4 gene encoding origin recognition complex subunit 4: protein MSKRKVEDAHLPAGECITQLQDILRKRFCRQELPVRPEGVQAQHKHLLELLKRTAVHGESNSVLIVGPRGAGKTMLLKCVLRDLVEEKDVQKNLLQVHLSGLLQTDDRIALKEITRQLHLENVVGDKVFGSFAENLSFLLEALKRGDRSSSRPVLFILDEFDLFAHHKNQTLLYNLFDVSQSAQAPIAVVGLTCRLDVLELLEKRVKSRFSHRQIHLLSSPTFPQYPDRVRTQLSLPDEFPDSKFAQDWNASVKTLCEDKSVQEVLQRHFNSSKDFRSMHMLLMLCLSRVSVAKPAIKPADLLEASRLYFADAKANMLHGLSILELCLIIAMKHLNDVYEGEPFNLQMVHNEFKKFLQRKSNSMYNFDQPVILKAFEHLQQLELIRPVDSSSAKTQREYQLMRLMLDHSQIMEALQKYPQCPTDVKQWAMSAFG, encoded by the exons ATGAGCAAGAGGAAGGTGGAAGATGCTCATTTGCCAGCAGGAGAATGCATCACACAG CTTCAGGACATTTTAAGGAAGCGGTTCTGCCGTCAGGAGCTCCCCGTCAGGCCGGAGGGAGTGCAGGCTCAACACAA acaCCTCCTCGAGCTGCTGAAGCGGACGGCCGTCCACGGGGAGAGTAACTCGGTGTTAATCGTCGGTCCGAGGGGAGCAGGAAAAACAATG ctgctgaagtgtgtgttgAGAGATCTTGTGGAGGAAAAAGATGTGCAGAAAAACCTGCTGCAGGTTCATCTCAGTG GGCTCCTGCAGACTGATGACAGAATAGCACTAAAAGAAATAACGCGGCAGCTCCACCTGGAAAACGTTGTTGGTGACAAAGTGTTT GGAAGTTTTGCAGAGAATTTGTCTTTCTTGCTGGAGGCGTTGAAGAGAG GCGATCGCAGCAGCAGCCGCCCGGTGTTGTTCATCCTGGATGAGTTCGACCTGTTTGCCCATCACAAGAACCAGACGCTGCTCTACAACCTGTTTGACGTCTCCCAGTCCGCTCAGGCTCCCATCGCTGTGGTTGGCTTGACCTGCAGACTG gATGTTTTGGAGCTGTTGGAGAAGCGGGTAAAGTCCCGATTTTCCCACCGTCAGATCCACCTGCTGAGCAGCCCGACGTTCCCTCAGTACCCGGATCGGGTCCGAACTCAACTCAGCCTCCCAGACGAGTTCCCCGACAGCAAGTTCGCTCAGGACTGGAACGCCAGCGTAAAG acTCTGTGTGAGGACAAATCAGTTCAGGAGGTTTTACAGAGACACTTCAACTCCAGCAAAGACTTCCGTTCGATGCACATGCTGCTG aTGTTGTGTCTGAGTCGTGTGTCCGTAGCCAAACCTGCCATCAAACCCGCAGACCTGCTGGAGGCCAGCAGACTGTATTTTGCTGACGCCAAGGCGAATATGCTCCACG GTCTGTCCATCTTGGAGCTGTGCCTGATTATCGCCATGAAACACCTCAACGATGTCTACGAAGGAGAGCCGTTCAACCTCCAAATGGTTCACAACG AGTTTAAGAAGTTCCTGCAGAGGAAGTCGAACTCCATGTACAACTTTGACCAGCCTGTCATCCTGAAG GCCTTCGAgcacctgcagcagctggagctgaTCCGGCCGGTCGACAGCTCCTCGGCCAAAACTCAGAGGGAATACCAGCTCATGCGGCTGATGCTGGACCACAGTCAGATCATGGAGGCCCTGCAGAAGTACCCCCAATGCCCCACTGATGTCAAGCAGTGGGCCATGTCGGCGTTCGGCTAA